From a region of the Lepus europaeus isolate LE1 chromosome 17, mLepTim1.pri, whole genome shotgun sequence genome:
- the LOC133775619 gene encoding stearoyl-CoA desaturase-like, with amino-acid sequence MPTHLLQEVSGSYTPTTTVTAPHSRLLQSGEGKLEKMPLPAEEDIRPEMKDDIYDPSYQDEEGPRPKLEFVWRNIILMALLHVGALYGITLVPTCKFRTWLWVYFYRLVSGLGITAGAHRLWSHRTYKARLPLRFFLIIANTMAFQNDVFEWARDHRAHHKFSETDADPHNSRRGFFFSHVGWLLVRKHPAVKQKGALLDLSDLKAEKLVMFQRRYYKPAVLLMCFILPTLVPWYFWGETLQHSLYVATFLRYAVVLNATWLVNSAAHLYGYRPYDKNIDPRENVLASLAALGEGFHNYHHSFPYDYSASEYRWHINFTTFFIDCMAVLGLAYDRKKVSKAAILARIKRTGDGSYKSD; translated from the exons ATGCCAACCCACTTGCTGCAGGAG GTCTCTGGCTCctacacccccaccaccaccgtcACCGCACCCCACTCCAGGCTCCTGCAGAGTGGAGAGGGCAAGTTGGAGAAGATGCCCCTGCCGGCGGAAGAAGACATCCGCCCTGAAATGAAAGATGACATCTACGACCCCAGCTACCAGGACGAGGAGGGCCCCAGGCCCAAGCTGGAGTTCGTCTGGAGGAACATCATCCTCATGGCTCTGCTGCACGTGGGAGCCCTGTACGGGATCACCCTGGTTCCCACCTGCAAGTTCCGCACCTGGCTCTGGG TGTATTTCTACAGATTGGTCAGTGGCCTGGGCATCACAGCAGGAGCACATCGCCTGTGGAGCCACCGAACTTACAAAGCTCGGCTGCCCCTGCGCTTCTTCCTGATCATTGCCAACACCATGGCCTTCCAG aATGATGTGTTTGAATGGGCCCGAGACCACCGTGCCCACCACAAGTTCTCAGAAACCGATGCGGATCCTCACAATTCCCGCCGTGGCTTTTTCTTCTCGCACGTGGGCTGGCTGCTTGTGCGCAAACACCCTGCGGTCAAGCAGAAGGGCGCTCTGCTGGACTTGTCAGACCTCAAAGCTGAGAAACTGGTGATGTTCCAGAGGCG GTACTACAAACCCGccgtcctgctgatgtgcttcATCCTGCCCACGCTCGTGCCCTGGTATTTCTGGGGTGAAACTCTGCAACACAGCTTGTATGTGGCCACTTTCCTGCGTTATGCTGTAGTGCTCAATGCCACCTGGTTGGTGAACAGTGCTGCCCACTTGTATGGATATCGCCCGTATGACAAGAACATTGACCCCCGAGAGAATGTACTGGCTTCTCTTGCAGCCCTGG GTGAGGGCTTCCACAACTACCACCACTCCTTTCCCTACGACTACTCCGCCAGTGAGTATCGCTGGCACATCAACTTCACCACATTCTTCATCGACTGCATGGCTGTCCTGGGCCTGGCTTATGACCGGAAGAAAGTATCCAAGGCCGCCATTTTGGCCAGGATTAAAAGGACTGGAGATGGAAGCTACAAGAGTGACTGA